The Mauremys reevesii isolate NIE-2019 linkage group 13, ASM1616193v1, whole genome shotgun sequence genome contains a region encoding:
- the STAU1 gene encoding double-stranded RNA-binding protein Staufen homolog 1 isoform X1 produces MSQVQIQNPSAALSGSQILNKNQSLSQPLSIPSTASSLPSENAGRPLQNSALPSASVTSTSAAAAPSNMANPKEKTPMCLVNELARFNKIQPEYKLLSEQGPAHSKVFTVQLTLGDQHWEAEGTSIKKAQHAAAAKALEGTKFPKPTARPSRSEGKNPGICQDRLFKNVYRIPTSELDSVTPTVELNALCMKLGKKPMYKPIDPYTGMRSTYNYNMRGGAYPPRYFYPFPVGPLLYQVELSIGGQQFHGKGRTRQAAKHDAAAKALKILQNEPLPEKPEVNGKEPDDENLNKSEISQVFEIALKRNLPVNFEFFPLKQVTKESGPPHMKSFVTKVFVGEFMGEGEGKSKKISKKNAAIAVLEELKKLPPLPMVEKMKPRIKKKTKSIVKLQTSPEYGQGMNPISRLAQIQQAKKEKEPEYMLITERGLPRRREFVMQVKVGMHTAEGMGTNKKVAKRNAAENMLELLGFKVPQPQPPKPALKTEEKTPVKKPGDGRKVTFFEPGTEETSASNKDEEFRMPYLSHQQLPAGILPMVPEVAQAVGANQGHHTKEFNRAAPNPAKATVTAMIARELLYGGTSPTAETILKNNNSSGHVPHGPLTRPSEQLDYLSSVQGIQVEYKDFPKNNKNEFVSLINCSSQPPLISHGIGKDVESCHDMAALNILKLLSELDQQSTEMPRQGNGPMSVCVKQEMESDPLLKPANSNTLGQTLDSTA; encoded by the exons ATGTCTCAAGTTCAAATTCAGAATCCATCTGCTGCTCTCTCAGGGAGCCAAATATTGAATAAGAACCAATCTCTTTCGCAGCCTTTGAGTATTCCTTCTACCGCTAGTTCTCTGCCGTCTGAAAATGCAGGTAGACCTCTTCAAAACTCTGCTTTACCTTCTGCATCTGTTACATCCACCAGTGCAGCTGCAG CTCCTTCTAACATGGCAAACCCCAAAGAGAAAACCCCAATGTGTCTTGTGAATGAGTTAGCCCGTTTCAACAAGATTCAGCCTGAGTATAAGCTTTTGAGCGAGCAAGGTCCAGCTCACTCTAAG GTGTTTACAGTGCAGCTGACTCTTGGGGACCAGCACTGGGAAGCTGAAGGAACTAGTATTAAAAAAGCTCAACATGCGGCAGCTGCCAAAGCTTTGGAAGGGACAAAATTTCCTAAACCTACAGCTCGCCCGTCTCGTAGTGAAGGAAAGAATCCAGGTATTTGCCAGGACAGGctctttaaaaatgtgtataGGATACCCACATCTGAACTTG ATAGTGTAACCCCCACAGTGGAGCTAAATGCTCTTTGCATGAAGCTGGGAAAGAAACCTATGTACAAACCTATTGACCCTTACACAGGGATGAGATCTACCTACAACTATAATATGAGAGGTGGTGCTTATCCTCCACG GTACTTTTACCCATTTCCTGTTGGACCCTTACTTTATCAAGTTGAGCTCTCTATTGGAGGACAGCAATTTCATGGGAAAGGAAGAACAAGACAGGCTGCTAAGCATGATGCAGCTGCTAAAGCACTgaaaattctgcaaaatgagCCCCTGCCTGAGAAACCAGAG GTTAATGGAAAAGAACCAGATGATGAAAATCTCAATAAATCTGAAATAAGTCAAGTGTTTGAGATTGCACTTAAAAGGAACTTGCCTGTGAATTTTGAG TTTTTCCCTCTGAAACAGGTGACAAAGGAAAGTGGTCCTCCCCATATGAAGAGCTTTGTAACCAAGGTGTTCGTTGGAGAATTTATGGGTGAAGGTGAAGGAAAGAGCAAGAAGATCTCAAAGAAAAATGCTGCAATAGCAGTCCTAGAGGAACTGAAAAAACTGCCACCCCTTCCTATGGTTGAGAAAATGAAGCCACgaatcaaaaagaaaacaaaatcaatagTGAAG CTGCAAACAAGCCCAGAATATGGCCAAGGAATGAATCCCATTAGCAGACTTGCTCAGATACAGCAGGCCAAAAAAGAGAAGGAGCCAGAGTACATGCTCATCACAGAACGTGGTCTTCCAAGGCGCAGGGAGTTTGTTATGCAG GTGAAAGTTGGCATGCACACAGCTGAAGGAATGGGTACGAACAAGAAAGTGGCTAAACGCAATGCGGCTGAAAACATGCTGGAGCTTTTAGGTTTCAAAGTCCCCCAACCTCAACCCCCAAAGCCAGCACTAAAGACAGAAGAGAAG acgCCAGTAAAGAAACCAGGTGATGGAAGAAAAGTAACCTTCTTTGAACCAGGCACTGAAGAAACTTCAGCTA GTAATAAAGATGAGGAGTTTAGGATGCCTTATCTCAGCCATCAGCAGCTTCCTGCTGGAATTCTTCCCATGGTCCCAGAGGTTGCACAAGCTGTAGGAGCCAATCAAGGACACCACACCAAAGAGTTCAACAGGGCAGCCCCTAATCCTGCCAAGGCTACAGTAACAGCCATGATTGCTAGAGAGCTGTTATATGGTGGTACATCTCCTACTGCTGAGACCATATTGAAGAATAACAACTCATCAGGCCACGTACCCCATGGACCACTCACTAGGCCCTCTGAACAATTGGACTATCTTTCCAGTGTTCAGGGAATCCAG gTGGAATACAAAGACTTTCCAAAAAATAACAAGAACGAGTTTGTATCTCTTATAAACTGTTCCTCTCAGCCACCACTGATCAGCCATGGAATTGGAAAGGATGTAGAATCTTGCCATGATATG GCTGCACTGAACATTTTAAAGTTGCTGTCTGAGTTGGACCAACAAAGTACAGAGATGCCACGACAAGGAAATGGACCAATGTCTGT ATGTGTGAAACAAGAAATGGAAAGTGACCCTCTCCTCAAACCGGCTAACTCAAACACTTTGGGACAAACACTGGACAGCACTGCCTGA
- the STAU1 gene encoding double-stranded RNA-binding protein Staufen homolog 1 isoform X3 has translation MSQVQIQNPSAALSGSQILNKNQSLSQPLSIPSTASSLPSENAGRPLQNSALPSASVTSTSAAAAPSNMANPKEKTPMCLVNELARFNKIQPEYKLLSEQGPAHSKVFTVQLTLGDQHWEAEGTSIKKAQHAAAAKALEGTKFPKPTARPSRSEGKNPDSVTPTVELNALCMKLGKKPMYKPIDPYTGMRSTYNYNMRGGAYPPRYFYPFPVGPLLYQVELSIGGQQFHGKGRTRQAAKHDAAAKALKILQNEPLPEKPEVNGKEPDDENLNKSEISQVFEIALKRNLPVNFEFFPLKQVTKESGPPHMKSFVTKVFVGEFMGEGEGKSKKISKKNAAIAVLEELKKLPPLPMVEKMKPRIKKKTKSIVKLQTSPEYGQGMNPISRLAQIQQAKKEKEPEYMLITERGLPRRREFVMQVKVGMHTAEGMGTNKKVAKRNAAENMLELLGFKVPQPQPPKPALKTEEKTPVKKPGDGRKVTFFEPGTEETSASNKDEEFRMPYLSHQQLPAGILPMVPEVAQAVGANQGHHTKEFNRAAPNPAKATVTAMIARELLYGGTSPTAETILKNNNSSGHVPHGPLTRPSEQLDYLSSVQGIQVEYKDFPKNNKNEFVSLINCSSQPPLISHGIGKDVESCHDMAALNILKLLSELDQQSTEMPRQGNGPMSVCVKQEMESDPLLKPANSNTLGQTLDSTA, from the exons ATGTCTCAAGTTCAAATTCAGAATCCATCTGCTGCTCTCTCAGGGAGCCAAATATTGAATAAGAACCAATCTCTTTCGCAGCCTTTGAGTATTCCTTCTACCGCTAGTTCTCTGCCGTCTGAAAATGCAGGTAGACCTCTTCAAAACTCTGCTTTACCTTCTGCATCTGTTACATCCACCAGTGCAGCTGCAG CTCCTTCTAACATGGCAAACCCCAAAGAGAAAACCCCAATGTGTCTTGTGAATGAGTTAGCCCGTTTCAACAAGATTCAGCCTGAGTATAAGCTTTTGAGCGAGCAAGGTCCAGCTCACTCTAAG GTGTTTACAGTGCAGCTGACTCTTGGGGACCAGCACTGGGAAGCTGAAGGAACTAGTATTAAAAAAGCTCAACATGCGGCAGCTGCCAAAGCTTTGGAAGGGACAAAATTTCCTAAACCTACAGCTCGCCCGTCTCGTAGTGAAGGAAAGAATCCAG ATAGTGTAACCCCCACAGTGGAGCTAAATGCTCTTTGCATGAAGCTGGGAAAGAAACCTATGTACAAACCTATTGACCCTTACACAGGGATGAGATCTACCTACAACTATAATATGAGAGGTGGTGCTTATCCTCCACG GTACTTTTACCCATTTCCTGTTGGACCCTTACTTTATCAAGTTGAGCTCTCTATTGGAGGACAGCAATTTCATGGGAAAGGAAGAACAAGACAGGCTGCTAAGCATGATGCAGCTGCTAAAGCACTgaaaattctgcaaaatgagCCCCTGCCTGAGAAACCAGAG GTTAATGGAAAAGAACCAGATGATGAAAATCTCAATAAATCTGAAATAAGTCAAGTGTTTGAGATTGCACTTAAAAGGAACTTGCCTGTGAATTTTGAG TTTTTCCCTCTGAAACAGGTGACAAAGGAAAGTGGTCCTCCCCATATGAAGAGCTTTGTAACCAAGGTGTTCGTTGGAGAATTTATGGGTGAAGGTGAAGGAAAGAGCAAGAAGATCTCAAAGAAAAATGCTGCAATAGCAGTCCTAGAGGAACTGAAAAAACTGCCACCCCTTCCTATGGTTGAGAAAATGAAGCCACgaatcaaaaagaaaacaaaatcaatagTGAAG CTGCAAACAAGCCCAGAATATGGCCAAGGAATGAATCCCATTAGCAGACTTGCTCAGATACAGCAGGCCAAAAAAGAGAAGGAGCCAGAGTACATGCTCATCACAGAACGTGGTCTTCCAAGGCGCAGGGAGTTTGTTATGCAG GTGAAAGTTGGCATGCACACAGCTGAAGGAATGGGTACGAACAAGAAAGTGGCTAAACGCAATGCGGCTGAAAACATGCTGGAGCTTTTAGGTTTCAAAGTCCCCCAACCTCAACCCCCAAAGCCAGCACTAAAGACAGAAGAGAAG acgCCAGTAAAGAAACCAGGTGATGGAAGAAAAGTAACCTTCTTTGAACCAGGCACTGAAGAAACTTCAGCTA GTAATAAAGATGAGGAGTTTAGGATGCCTTATCTCAGCCATCAGCAGCTTCCTGCTGGAATTCTTCCCATGGTCCCAGAGGTTGCACAAGCTGTAGGAGCCAATCAAGGACACCACACCAAAGAGTTCAACAGGGCAGCCCCTAATCCTGCCAAGGCTACAGTAACAGCCATGATTGCTAGAGAGCTGTTATATGGTGGTACATCTCCTACTGCTGAGACCATATTGAAGAATAACAACTCATCAGGCCACGTACCCCATGGACCACTCACTAGGCCCTCTGAACAATTGGACTATCTTTCCAGTGTTCAGGGAATCCAG gTGGAATACAAAGACTTTCCAAAAAATAACAAGAACGAGTTTGTATCTCTTATAAACTGTTCCTCTCAGCCACCACTGATCAGCCATGGAATTGGAAAGGATGTAGAATCTTGCCATGATATG GCTGCACTGAACATTTTAAAGTTGCTGTCTGAGTTGGACCAACAAAGTACAGAGATGCCACGACAAGGAAATGGACCAATGTCTGT ATGTGTGAAACAAGAAATGGAAAGTGACCCTCTCCTCAAACCGGCTAACTCAAACACTTTGGGACAAACACTGGACAGCACTGCCTGA
- the STAU1 gene encoding double-stranded RNA-binding protein Staufen homolog 1 isoform X4, which produces MSQVQIQNPSAALSGSQILNKNQSLSQPLSIPSTASSLPSENAGRPLQNSALPSASVTSTSAAAAPSNMANPKEKTPMCLVNELARFNKIQPEYKLLSEQGPAHSKVFTVQLTLGDQHWEAEGTSIKKAQHAAAAKALEGTKFPKPTARPSRSEGKNPDSVTPTVELNALCMKLGKKPMYKPIDPYTGMRSTYNYNMRGGAYPPRYFYPFPVGPLLYQVELSIGGQQFHGKGRTRQAAKHDAAAKALKILQNEPLPEKPEVNGKEPDDENLNKSEISQVFEIALKRNLPVNFEVTKESGPPHMKSFVTKVFVGEFMGEGEGKSKKISKKNAAIAVLEELKKLPPLPMVEKMKPRIKKKTKSIVKLQTSPEYGQGMNPISRLAQIQQAKKEKEPEYMLITERGLPRRREFVMQVKVGMHTAEGMGTNKKVAKRNAAENMLELLGFKVPQPQPPKPALKTEEKTPVKKPGDGRKVTFFEPGTEETSASNKDEEFRMPYLSHQQLPAGILPMVPEVAQAVGANQGHHTKEFNRAAPNPAKATVTAMIARELLYGGTSPTAETILKNNNSSGHVPHGPLTRPSEQLDYLSSVQGIQVEYKDFPKNNKNEFVSLINCSSQPPLISHGIGKDVESCHDMAALNILKLLSELDQQSTEMPRQGNGPMSVCVKQEMESDPLLKPANSNTLGQTLDSTA; this is translated from the exons ATGTCTCAAGTTCAAATTCAGAATCCATCTGCTGCTCTCTCAGGGAGCCAAATATTGAATAAGAACCAATCTCTTTCGCAGCCTTTGAGTATTCCTTCTACCGCTAGTTCTCTGCCGTCTGAAAATGCAGGTAGACCTCTTCAAAACTCTGCTTTACCTTCTGCATCTGTTACATCCACCAGTGCAGCTGCAG CTCCTTCTAACATGGCAAACCCCAAAGAGAAAACCCCAATGTGTCTTGTGAATGAGTTAGCCCGTTTCAACAAGATTCAGCCTGAGTATAAGCTTTTGAGCGAGCAAGGTCCAGCTCACTCTAAG GTGTTTACAGTGCAGCTGACTCTTGGGGACCAGCACTGGGAAGCTGAAGGAACTAGTATTAAAAAAGCTCAACATGCGGCAGCTGCCAAAGCTTTGGAAGGGACAAAATTTCCTAAACCTACAGCTCGCCCGTCTCGTAGTGAAGGAAAGAATCCAG ATAGTGTAACCCCCACAGTGGAGCTAAATGCTCTTTGCATGAAGCTGGGAAAGAAACCTATGTACAAACCTATTGACCCTTACACAGGGATGAGATCTACCTACAACTATAATATGAGAGGTGGTGCTTATCCTCCACG GTACTTTTACCCATTTCCTGTTGGACCCTTACTTTATCAAGTTGAGCTCTCTATTGGAGGACAGCAATTTCATGGGAAAGGAAGAACAAGACAGGCTGCTAAGCATGATGCAGCTGCTAAAGCACTgaaaattctgcaaaatgagCCCCTGCCTGAGAAACCAGAG GTTAATGGAAAAGAACCAGATGATGAAAATCTCAATAAATCTGAAATAAGTCAAGTGTTTGAGATTGCACTTAAAAGGAACTTGCCTGTGAATTTTGAG GTGACAAAGGAAAGTGGTCCTCCCCATATGAAGAGCTTTGTAACCAAGGTGTTCGTTGGAGAATTTATGGGTGAAGGTGAAGGAAAGAGCAAGAAGATCTCAAAGAAAAATGCTGCAATAGCAGTCCTAGAGGAACTGAAAAAACTGCCACCCCTTCCTATGGTTGAGAAAATGAAGCCACgaatcaaaaagaaaacaaaatcaatagTGAAG CTGCAAACAAGCCCAGAATATGGCCAAGGAATGAATCCCATTAGCAGACTTGCTCAGATACAGCAGGCCAAAAAAGAGAAGGAGCCAGAGTACATGCTCATCACAGAACGTGGTCTTCCAAGGCGCAGGGAGTTTGTTATGCAG GTGAAAGTTGGCATGCACACAGCTGAAGGAATGGGTACGAACAAGAAAGTGGCTAAACGCAATGCGGCTGAAAACATGCTGGAGCTTTTAGGTTTCAAAGTCCCCCAACCTCAACCCCCAAAGCCAGCACTAAAGACAGAAGAGAAG acgCCAGTAAAGAAACCAGGTGATGGAAGAAAAGTAACCTTCTTTGAACCAGGCACTGAAGAAACTTCAGCTA GTAATAAAGATGAGGAGTTTAGGATGCCTTATCTCAGCCATCAGCAGCTTCCTGCTGGAATTCTTCCCATGGTCCCAGAGGTTGCACAAGCTGTAGGAGCCAATCAAGGACACCACACCAAAGAGTTCAACAGGGCAGCCCCTAATCCTGCCAAGGCTACAGTAACAGCCATGATTGCTAGAGAGCTGTTATATGGTGGTACATCTCCTACTGCTGAGACCATATTGAAGAATAACAACTCATCAGGCCACGTACCCCATGGACCACTCACTAGGCCCTCTGAACAATTGGACTATCTTTCCAGTGTTCAGGGAATCCAG gTGGAATACAAAGACTTTCCAAAAAATAACAAGAACGAGTTTGTATCTCTTATAAACTGTTCCTCTCAGCCACCACTGATCAGCCATGGAATTGGAAAGGATGTAGAATCTTGCCATGATATG GCTGCACTGAACATTTTAAAGTTGCTGTCTGAGTTGGACCAACAAAGTACAGAGATGCCACGACAAGGAAATGGACCAATGTCTGT ATGTGTGAAACAAGAAATGGAAAGTGACCCTCTCCTCAAACCGGCTAACTCAAACACTTTGGGACAAACACTGGACAGCACTGCCTGA
- the STAU1 gene encoding double-stranded RNA-binding protein Staufen homolog 1 isoform X5: MSQVQIQNPSAALSGSQILNKNQSLSQPLSIPSTASSLPSENAGRPLQNSALPSASVTSTSAAAAPSNMANPKEKTPMCLVNELARFNKIQPEYKLLSEQGPAHSKVFTVQLTLGDQHWEAEGTSIKKAQHAAAAKALEGTKFPKPTARPSRSEGKNPGICQDRLFKNVYRIPTSELDSVTPTVELNALCMKLGKKPMYKPIDPYTGMRSTYNYNMRGGAYPPRYFYPFPVGPLLYQVELSIGGQQFHGKGRTRQAAKHDAAAKALKILQNEPLPEKPEVNGKEPDDENLNKSEISQVFEIALKRNLPVNFEFFPLKQVTKESGPPHMKSFVTKVFVGEFMGEGEGKSKKISKKNAAIAVLEELKKLPPLPMVEKMKPRIKKKTKSIVKVKVGMHTAEGMGTNKKVAKRNAAENMLELLGFKVPQPQPPKPALKTEEKTPVKKPGDGRKVTFFEPGTEETSASNKDEEFRMPYLSHQQLPAGILPMVPEVAQAVGANQGHHTKEFNRAAPNPAKATVTAMIARELLYGGTSPTAETILKNNNSSGHVPHGPLTRPSEQLDYLSSVQGIQVEYKDFPKNNKNEFVSLINCSSQPPLISHGIGKDVESCHDMAALNILKLLSELDQQSTEMPRQGNGPMSVCVKQEMESDPLLKPANSNTLGQTLDSTA, from the exons ATGTCTCAAGTTCAAATTCAGAATCCATCTGCTGCTCTCTCAGGGAGCCAAATATTGAATAAGAACCAATCTCTTTCGCAGCCTTTGAGTATTCCTTCTACCGCTAGTTCTCTGCCGTCTGAAAATGCAGGTAGACCTCTTCAAAACTCTGCTTTACCTTCTGCATCTGTTACATCCACCAGTGCAGCTGCAG CTCCTTCTAACATGGCAAACCCCAAAGAGAAAACCCCAATGTGTCTTGTGAATGAGTTAGCCCGTTTCAACAAGATTCAGCCTGAGTATAAGCTTTTGAGCGAGCAAGGTCCAGCTCACTCTAAG GTGTTTACAGTGCAGCTGACTCTTGGGGACCAGCACTGGGAAGCTGAAGGAACTAGTATTAAAAAAGCTCAACATGCGGCAGCTGCCAAAGCTTTGGAAGGGACAAAATTTCCTAAACCTACAGCTCGCCCGTCTCGTAGTGAAGGAAAGAATCCAGGTATTTGCCAGGACAGGctctttaaaaatgtgtataGGATACCCACATCTGAACTTG ATAGTGTAACCCCCACAGTGGAGCTAAATGCTCTTTGCATGAAGCTGGGAAAGAAACCTATGTACAAACCTATTGACCCTTACACAGGGATGAGATCTACCTACAACTATAATATGAGAGGTGGTGCTTATCCTCCACG GTACTTTTACCCATTTCCTGTTGGACCCTTACTTTATCAAGTTGAGCTCTCTATTGGAGGACAGCAATTTCATGGGAAAGGAAGAACAAGACAGGCTGCTAAGCATGATGCAGCTGCTAAAGCACTgaaaattctgcaaaatgagCCCCTGCCTGAGAAACCAGAG GTTAATGGAAAAGAACCAGATGATGAAAATCTCAATAAATCTGAAATAAGTCAAGTGTTTGAGATTGCACTTAAAAGGAACTTGCCTGTGAATTTTGAG TTTTTCCCTCTGAAACAGGTGACAAAGGAAAGTGGTCCTCCCCATATGAAGAGCTTTGTAACCAAGGTGTTCGTTGGAGAATTTATGGGTGAAGGTGAAGGAAAGAGCAAGAAGATCTCAAAGAAAAATGCTGCAATAGCAGTCCTAGAGGAACTGAAAAAACTGCCACCCCTTCCTATGGTTGAGAAAATGAAGCCACgaatcaaaaagaaaacaaaatcaatagTGAAG GTGAAAGTTGGCATGCACACAGCTGAAGGAATGGGTACGAACAAGAAAGTGGCTAAACGCAATGCGGCTGAAAACATGCTGGAGCTTTTAGGTTTCAAAGTCCCCCAACCTCAACCCCCAAAGCCAGCACTAAAGACAGAAGAGAAG acgCCAGTAAAGAAACCAGGTGATGGAAGAAAAGTAACCTTCTTTGAACCAGGCACTGAAGAAACTTCAGCTA GTAATAAAGATGAGGAGTTTAGGATGCCTTATCTCAGCCATCAGCAGCTTCCTGCTGGAATTCTTCCCATGGTCCCAGAGGTTGCACAAGCTGTAGGAGCCAATCAAGGACACCACACCAAAGAGTTCAACAGGGCAGCCCCTAATCCTGCCAAGGCTACAGTAACAGCCATGATTGCTAGAGAGCTGTTATATGGTGGTACATCTCCTACTGCTGAGACCATATTGAAGAATAACAACTCATCAGGCCACGTACCCCATGGACCACTCACTAGGCCCTCTGAACAATTGGACTATCTTTCCAGTGTTCAGGGAATCCAG gTGGAATACAAAGACTTTCCAAAAAATAACAAGAACGAGTTTGTATCTCTTATAAACTGTTCCTCTCAGCCACCACTGATCAGCCATGGAATTGGAAAGGATGTAGAATCTTGCCATGATATG GCTGCACTGAACATTTTAAAGTTGCTGTCTGAGTTGGACCAACAAAGTACAGAGATGCCACGACAAGGAAATGGACCAATGTCTGT ATGTGTGAAACAAGAAATGGAAAGTGACCCTCTCCTCAAACCGGCTAACTCAAACACTTTGGGACAAACACTGGACAGCACTGCCTGA
- the STAU1 gene encoding double-stranded RNA-binding protein Staufen homolog 1 isoform X2 yields the protein MSQVQIQNPSAALSGSQILNKNQSLSQPLSIPSTASSLPSENAGRPLQNSALPSASVTSTSAAAAPSNMANPKEKTPMCLVNELARFNKIQPEYKLLSEQGPAHSKVFTVQLTLGDQHWEAEGTSIKKAQHAAAAKALEGTKFPKPTARPSRSEGKNPGICQDRLFKNVYRIPTSELDSVTPTVELNALCMKLGKKPMYKPIDPYTGMRSTYNYNMRGGAYPPRYFYPFPVGPLLYQVELSIGGQQFHGKGRTRQAAKHDAAAKALKILQNEPLPEKPEVNGKEPDDENLNKSEISQVFEIALKRNLPVNFEVTKESGPPHMKSFVTKVFVGEFMGEGEGKSKKISKKNAAIAVLEELKKLPPLPMVEKMKPRIKKKTKSIVKLQTSPEYGQGMNPISRLAQIQQAKKEKEPEYMLITERGLPRRREFVMQVKVGMHTAEGMGTNKKVAKRNAAENMLELLGFKVPQPQPPKPALKTEEKTPVKKPGDGRKVTFFEPGTEETSASNKDEEFRMPYLSHQQLPAGILPMVPEVAQAVGANQGHHTKEFNRAAPNPAKATVTAMIARELLYGGTSPTAETILKNNNSSGHVPHGPLTRPSEQLDYLSSVQGIQVEYKDFPKNNKNEFVSLINCSSQPPLISHGIGKDVESCHDMAALNILKLLSELDQQSTEMPRQGNGPMSVCVKQEMESDPLLKPANSNTLGQTLDSTA from the exons ATGTCTCAAGTTCAAATTCAGAATCCATCTGCTGCTCTCTCAGGGAGCCAAATATTGAATAAGAACCAATCTCTTTCGCAGCCTTTGAGTATTCCTTCTACCGCTAGTTCTCTGCCGTCTGAAAATGCAGGTAGACCTCTTCAAAACTCTGCTTTACCTTCTGCATCTGTTACATCCACCAGTGCAGCTGCAG CTCCTTCTAACATGGCAAACCCCAAAGAGAAAACCCCAATGTGTCTTGTGAATGAGTTAGCCCGTTTCAACAAGATTCAGCCTGAGTATAAGCTTTTGAGCGAGCAAGGTCCAGCTCACTCTAAG GTGTTTACAGTGCAGCTGACTCTTGGGGACCAGCACTGGGAAGCTGAAGGAACTAGTATTAAAAAAGCTCAACATGCGGCAGCTGCCAAAGCTTTGGAAGGGACAAAATTTCCTAAACCTACAGCTCGCCCGTCTCGTAGTGAAGGAAAGAATCCAGGTATTTGCCAGGACAGGctctttaaaaatgtgtataGGATACCCACATCTGAACTTG ATAGTGTAACCCCCACAGTGGAGCTAAATGCTCTTTGCATGAAGCTGGGAAAGAAACCTATGTACAAACCTATTGACCCTTACACAGGGATGAGATCTACCTACAACTATAATATGAGAGGTGGTGCTTATCCTCCACG GTACTTTTACCCATTTCCTGTTGGACCCTTACTTTATCAAGTTGAGCTCTCTATTGGAGGACAGCAATTTCATGGGAAAGGAAGAACAAGACAGGCTGCTAAGCATGATGCAGCTGCTAAAGCACTgaaaattctgcaaaatgagCCCCTGCCTGAGAAACCAGAG GTTAATGGAAAAGAACCAGATGATGAAAATCTCAATAAATCTGAAATAAGTCAAGTGTTTGAGATTGCACTTAAAAGGAACTTGCCTGTGAATTTTGAG GTGACAAAGGAAAGTGGTCCTCCCCATATGAAGAGCTTTGTAACCAAGGTGTTCGTTGGAGAATTTATGGGTGAAGGTGAAGGAAAGAGCAAGAAGATCTCAAAGAAAAATGCTGCAATAGCAGTCCTAGAGGAACTGAAAAAACTGCCACCCCTTCCTATGGTTGAGAAAATGAAGCCACgaatcaaaaagaaaacaaaatcaatagTGAAG CTGCAAACAAGCCCAGAATATGGCCAAGGAATGAATCCCATTAGCAGACTTGCTCAGATACAGCAGGCCAAAAAAGAGAAGGAGCCAGAGTACATGCTCATCACAGAACGTGGTCTTCCAAGGCGCAGGGAGTTTGTTATGCAG GTGAAAGTTGGCATGCACACAGCTGAAGGAATGGGTACGAACAAGAAAGTGGCTAAACGCAATGCGGCTGAAAACATGCTGGAGCTTTTAGGTTTCAAAGTCCCCCAACCTCAACCCCCAAAGCCAGCACTAAAGACAGAAGAGAAG acgCCAGTAAAGAAACCAGGTGATGGAAGAAAAGTAACCTTCTTTGAACCAGGCACTGAAGAAACTTCAGCTA GTAATAAAGATGAGGAGTTTAGGATGCCTTATCTCAGCCATCAGCAGCTTCCTGCTGGAATTCTTCCCATGGTCCCAGAGGTTGCACAAGCTGTAGGAGCCAATCAAGGACACCACACCAAAGAGTTCAACAGGGCAGCCCCTAATCCTGCCAAGGCTACAGTAACAGCCATGATTGCTAGAGAGCTGTTATATGGTGGTACATCTCCTACTGCTGAGACCATATTGAAGAATAACAACTCATCAGGCCACGTACCCCATGGACCACTCACTAGGCCCTCTGAACAATTGGACTATCTTTCCAGTGTTCAGGGAATCCAG gTGGAATACAAAGACTTTCCAAAAAATAACAAGAACGAGTTTGTATCTCTTATAAACTGTTCCTCTCAGCCACCACTGATCAGCCATGGAATTGGAAAGGATGTAGAATCTTGCCATGATATG GCTGCACTGAACATTTTAAAGTTGCTGTCTGAGTTGGACCAACAAAGTACAGAGATGCCACGACAAGGAAATGGACCAATGTCTGT ATGTGTGAAACAAGAAATGGAAAGTGACCCTCTCCTCAAACCGGCTAACTCAAACACTTTGGGACAAACACTGGACAGCACTGCCTGA